Proteins co-encoded in one Methanothermobacter sp. genomic window:
- a CDS encoding isocitrate/isopropylmalate family dehydrogenase: MLKHLNKKKEATLIEKALTKTLKKGIKTPDLKGKHTTTQVAQKIREQVEEYLSTTP; this comes from the coding sequence ATGCTAAAACACCTAAACAAGAAAAAAGAAGCCACACTAATAGAAAAAGCCCTCACAAAAACACTAAAAAAAGGAATAAAAACACCAGACCTCAAAGGAAAACACACAACAACACAAGTAGCCCAAAAAATCAGGGAACAAGTAGAAGAATATCTTTCAACCACCCCATAA
- a CDS encoding cysteine desulfurase codes for MNPRELRNDIPLLEDYVYLDAASTTPTPRPVVEAMDKYYYEYNANTGRGAYSLAVKATEKLEEARKKIADFVNAQAEEIIFTKNTTESINLVATGLRFEKGDSIIVPNIEHHSNYLPWLKLREKGVNIKIIKADKNGIIDPGRVEEAVDENTKLITVTHVSNAIGSVQDIREIGRIAEENNILFMVDAAQSFGHMKVDVKEFRADFIAFPGHKGALGPVGTGFLYCNIQSVDKLEPPNLGGGTVVDVLEDQFKLEEPPRRFEAGTLNIAGFIGLGRAIDYLKKIGMDKIEKHGKNLTRRLYESLNQIDTVECYGDPKNIYGIVSFNIDNINPDDVARMLDERAWICVRSGHHCAIPAMRHLGVHEKGGTVRASIHYYNIPEDIEILTETINEIVKMGSLK; via the coding sequence ATGAACCCCAGAGAACTTAGAAATGACATCCCCCTATTAGAAGATTATGTTTACCTTGATGCTGCAAGCACAACACCAACACCCAGACCGGTCGTAGAGGCCATGGACAAATACTATTACGAGTATAATGCGAATACAGGAAGGGGTGCATATTCACTTGCAGTTAAAGCAACTGAAAAATTAGAAGAAGCAAGGAAAAAGATAGCGGATTTCGTGAATGCGCAAGCAGAGGAGATAATATTCACAAAGAATACAACGGAGTCAATAAATCTTGTTGCAACAGGCCTTAGATTTGAGAAGGGAGATTCTATTATCGTTCCAAACATCGAACACCATTCAAATTACTTGCCATGGTTAAAACTCCGAGAAAAGGGAGTGAACATAAAAATAATCAAAGCAGATAAAAATGGTATTATCGACCCTGGGCGCGTAGAAGAGGCTGTAGATGAAAATACCAAGCTTATAACAGTAACACATGTATCTAACGCTATAGGCTCAGTCCAAGATATAAGAGAGATCGGTAGGATCGCGGAAGAGAATAATATACTTTTCATGGTAGATGCTGCCCAATCATTTGGGCATATGAAAGTTGATGTTAAGGAATTTAGGGCAGACTTCATAGCATTCCCAGGACATAAAGGGGCTCTAGGCCCTGTTGGCACAGGATTCCTTTACTGTAACATTCAGAGTGTCGATAAACTTGAACCGCCAAATCTAGGCGGCGGAACCGTGGTTGACGTATTAGAAGATCAGTTTAAATTAGAAGAACCGCCAAGGAGGTTTGAAGCCGGAACATTAAATATAGCGGGTTTCATAGGCCTTGGAAGGGCAATAGATTATCTCAAGAAGATAGGTATGGATAAGATAGAAAAACATGGCAAAAATCTTACAAGAAGATTATATGAATCCCTCAATCAGATCGACACAGTTGAATGCTATGGAGATCCCAAAAATATTTATGGGATAGTATCCTTCAACATAGACAATATAAACCCTGATGATGTCGCGAGAATGCTAGATGAGAGGGCTTGGATATGTGTTAGAAGTGGTCATCATTGCGCCATACCAGCTATGAGACACCTTGGAGTCCATGAAAAGGGCGGTACCGTTAGAGCCTCCATACACTATTATAATATCCCAGAAGATATTGAAATATTAACAGAAACTATAAATGAAATAGTGAAAATGGGGAGTTTAAAATGA
- the ribH gene encoding 6,7-dimethyl-8-ribityllumazine synthase yields the protein MEKVRIGAVVAEFNYDITQMMLKLAEEHARFLGSEITKVVPVPGVFDMPLAIKKLLEDDNIDAVITLGAVIEGATDHDQIVAQHASRKIADLALEYDKPVALGISGPSMSRLEAHQRVDYAKRAVEAAVKMYRRLKKL from the coding sequence ATGGAAAAAGTTAGGATAGGGGCTGTGGTAGCTGAATTTAATTATGACATAACCCAGATGATGTTAAAGTTGGCTGAGGAACATGCAAGATTTCTCGGTTCTGAGATAACCAAAGTCGTGCCCGTACCAGGCGTCTTTGACATGCCCCTCGCGATCAAGAAACTCTTAGAAGATGACAATATAGATGCTGTCATAACATTAGGAGCTGTTATTGAAGGGGCAACAGACCATGATCAGATAGTAGCACAACATGCATCCCGTAAAATAGCCGACCTTGCACTAGAATATGATAAACCAGTAGCCCTAGGAATTTCAGGGCCTAGTATGAGCCGGTTAGAAGCCCATCAACGAGTAGATTACGCTAAAAGGGCTGTTGAAGCTGCCGTTAAAATGTATAGGAGACTTAAAAAACTCTAG
- a CDS encoding DUF1743 domain-containing protein — MQILKPEELREKFKDPWIAPYKKIITMVDKDLVEIIEYHPCISGSHWMIYQYPRTSKLILKAKRDGNRHIYLTKTGKTHLKLRASLNAAGIEEVTVTNDEVKVVHAGLAGAGVGAAMCRGMAEGVKRVELYDVGGGSKVGRAAVITPRLEKVIIGIDDTDTKDKGATWTLAHNIGVELSSEGFEYLDHIIVQLYPHNPYKTQNCVSVALTFAVKPGTQEELIERIIEKLKEKTLSDKTSIAIFNGIMIPEKLREYSIRAKKKLITADEARKVAEKVGVRLIEVTGAQGQIGALAAIGLSDDVDEAVKVYQR; from the coding sequence TTGCAGATTCTAAAACCTGAAGAATTAAGGGAGAAATTTAAAGATCCATGGATAGCTCCTTATAAAAAAATCATCACAATGGTAGACAAAGACCTTGTAGAGATAATAGAATATCATCCTTGTATCTCAGGCTCCCATTGGATGATCTACCAATACCCACGGACAAGCAAACTAATACTAAAGGCAAAAAGGGATGGTAACCGCCACATTTACCTTACAAAGACGGGAAAAACACATCTAAAATTAAGGGCGAGCTTAAACGCTGCTGGAATCGAAGAAGTAACCGTAACAAATGATGAAGTTAAGGTCGTTCACGCCGGCCTTGCGGGGGCTGGTGTTGGCGCTGCAATGTGCCGTGGGATGGCCGAAGGCGTTAAACGGGTTGAACTATATGATGTTGGCGGAGGATCAAAGGTTGGAAGGGCCGCTGTGATAACACCAAGACTTGAGAAAGTTATCATAGGCATAGATGATACAGATACAAAGGATAAAGGAGCTACATGGACCCTCGCACATAATATTGGGGTTGAACTTTCAAGTGAAGGTTTCGAGTACTTGGATCATATTATAGTGCAACTTTATCCACACAACCCATATAAGACACAAAATTGCGTTTCCGTTGCATTAACATTCGCAGTTAAACCAGGAACCCAAGAAGAACTCATAGAAAGGATTATAGAGAAGCTAAAGGAGAAAACTCTCTCTGATAAGACTTCAATCGCAATCTTTAATGGTATAATGATCCCAGAAAAGCTTAGAGAATATTCTATAAGAGCTAAGAAAAAATTAATCACTGCAGATGAAGCCAGAAAAGTTGCGGAAAAAGTTGGAGTCCGATTAATAGAAGTCACAGGAGCCCAAGGACAGATCGGAGCCCTTGCAGCTATAGGATTATCTGATGATGTTGATGAGGCTGTTAAAGTTTATCAGAGATGA
- a CDS encoding glycosyltransferase produces MYWLILMIVILLCALKGYEKDFSVSVVIPAYNEEKTVAKVVKTAQNSSYVDEVIVVDDGSFDNTYKEAKRAGAKIIRHASNRGKGAALRTGFKHSKGDIVVFLDADLKNITTAKIDKMIKPIIDGRADITKTKFKRRAGRVTELTAKPLLRFFFPEIKFEQPLSGQFAAKRSVLERMKFEDDYGVDVGIVLDADVQGLNVKEVNIGELEHDMASLSELNIVATEVVRTIVDRALKYGRITMMDSMGESIRMCILGLSLITLGIFSIFFIRAIPPVVGIIMGVLGIVIAAYYFVALVKRSYYVLARSKGRLQVLRSFVYMHFPILVSALILVAMISALVGAVHIDEGKISIEPNPGNLIIWKKNVENKTFDVRGPYTIDSALEGENDTIRLPEEAADTLGLNYGDIVYIGGVDYTLKESRPSDVNIIRIPVNAREILDVNVGDVIRDSALRKVFNNIFAIRKIPNRSNITIENGILIEDNDKSGREVNIYLDGKKIATALGAMRNGSYAIYINGMHVKTIYFNENSPMENYTIYWDAHVIMVEIGKPIKSNMQFATIEEGIFLNIISDKL; encoded by the coding sequence ATGTATTGGTTAATCCTCATGATAGTAATATTATTATGTGCTTTGAAGGGGTATGAAAAGGATTTCAGTGTTTCAGTGGTTATACCCGCCTATAATGAAGAAAAAACCGTTGCAAAGGTTGTTAAGACAGCCCAGAATTCATCCTATGTGGATGAAGTTATTGTGGTTGATGATGGTTCATTTGACAATACTTACAAAGAGGCCAAAAGAGCGGGTGCGAAGATAATACGCCATGCAAGCAATCGTGGCAAGGGCGCAGCCCTTAGAACTGGGTTTAAACATTCGAAGGGTGATATCGTAGTCTTTTTAGACGCTGATCTTAAAAATATCACAACAGCCAAGATAGATAAGATGATAAAACCCATCATAGATGGTCGGGCGGATATTACAAAGACCAAATTTAAAAGAAGAGCTGGTAGAGTCACTGAATTAACCGCAAAACCACTCTTGAGATTTTTCTTTCCGGAAATAAAGTTTGAGCAGCCATTAAGCGGCCAGTTCGCCGCTAAAAGAAGTGTTCTCGAGCGGATGAAATTTGAAGATGATTATGGAGTTGACGTGGGGATAGTTCTCGATGCCGATGTCCAGGGGTTAAATGTTAAAGAGGTTAATATAGGCGAACTTGAACATGACATGGCAAGTCTTTCTGAGCTTAATATTGTAGCTACAGAGGTTGTCCGTACCATCGTTGACAGGGCTCTTAAGTATGGTAGGATAACCATGATGGATTCCATGGGGGAGTCAATTCGAATGTGCATACTTGGACTTTCACTTATTACCTTAGGAATCTTTAGCATATTTTTTATCAGGGCGATTCCCCCAGTTGTAGGTATTATAATGGGTGTTTTGGGAATTGTTATAGCAGCTTATTATTTTGTGGCGTTGGTTAAAAGATCATATTATGTTTTAGCCCGTTCAAAGGGTCGTTTACAAGTTTTAAGATCATTTGTTTACATGCATTTTCCCATTTTGGTGTCAGCCCTTATCCTCGTTGCCATGATTTCAGCACTTGTTGGGGCGGTTCATATTGATGAAGGTAAAATATCCATCGAACCCAACCCTGGAAATCTTATAATATGGAAAAAGAATGTGGAGAATAAGACATTTGATGTTAGGGGGCCATATACTATAGATAGTGCCCTTGAAGGCGAAAATGATACTATAAGATTGCCAGAGGAGGCTGCTGACACCCTGGGGCTCAACTATGGTGATATAGTCTATATTGGGGGAGTAGATTACACATTAAAGGAATCAAGGCCTAGCGATGTTAACATCATAAGAATACCAGTAAATGCTAGGGAAATATTAGACGTGAATGTGGGGGATGTGATTAGGGACAGCGCCCTTCGGAAAGTTTTCAATAATATATTTGCAATCCGTAAAATTCCGAATCGATCTAATATTACGATAGAAAATGGTATTTTAATTGAAGATAATGATAAAAGTGGTCGTGAAGTAAACATATACCTTGATGGTAAAAAGATTGCAACAGCCTTAGGCGCGATGAGGAATGGTTCGTATGCAATTTATATAAATGGAATGCATGTTAAAACAATATACTTTAATGAAAATTCGCCCATGGAAAACTATACCATATACTGGGATGCTCATGTCATCATGGTAGAGATTGGGAAGCCGATAAAGAGTAATATGCAATTTGCCACAATAGAAGAGGGTATATTCCTCAATATCATCTCTGATAAACTTTAA